From Acinetobacter sp. ASP199, the proteins below share one genomic window:
- the rpoD gene encoding RNA polymerase sigma factor RpoD, with translation MSDMTSPTSQVAALISRGKEQGYLTFAEVNDHLPDSITESEQIEDIIQMLNDVGIPVHDRAPESDDAMFEDTAEAADEVAEEEAAAVLASVENEPGRTTDPVRMYMREMGTVELLTREGEISIAKRIEEGIRDVLHSIAYWPNAVEVVLQEYKDYEAGERRLADLLSGYLDPETDDDIPEVLEEVAEIEEDKEATTKSAKDVKLDDEEEDEESDSDDDSEGDSGPDPEIAKVRFAELSDAWINTKAVIEKHGRNSKEAEEALQALATVFMMFKFTPRLFDIISEMIRGTHDQIRGAEREIMRYAVRRGRMDRTQFRTSFPGQESNPAWLDEQIAKAPADQKGYLEKVRPDVLAFQQKIADIEKDLDLKVRDIKDIAKRMAVGEAKARRAKKEMVEANLRLVISIAKKYTNRGLQFLDLIQEGNIGLMKAVDKFEYRRGYKFSTYATWWIRQAITRSIADQARTIRIPVHMIETINKINRVSRQLLQEMGREPTPEELGERLEMDEVKVRKVLKIAKEPISMETPIGDDEDSHLGDFIEDSNITSPVDAATSEGLKEATREVLENLTEREAKVLKMRFGIDMPTDHTLEEVGKQFDVTRERIRQIEAKALRKLRHPSRSEHLRSFLEND, from the coding sequence ATGAGCGATATGACTTCCCCTACTTCGCAAGTAGCGGCTCTGATTAGCCGAGGCAAAGAACAAGGTTATTTAACCTTCGCTGAGGTTAACGATCATCTCCCGGACTCAATCACAGAAAGTGAACAGATTGAAGATATCATTCAAATGCTGAATGACGTCGGCATTCCGGTACATGATCGCGCGCCTGAATCTGATGATGCGATGTTCGAGGATACTGCAGAAGCTGCCGATGAAGTTGCAGAAGAAGAAGCTGCAGCAGTACTTGCATCTGTAGAAAATGAGCCAGGTCGTACAACTGACCCTGTACGCATGTATATGCGTGAAATGGGTACCGTTGAACTTTTAACGCGTGAAGGCGAAATTAGCATTGCCAAACGTATTGAAGAAGGTATTCGTGACGTTCTTCACTCAATTGCTTACTGGCCAAATGCCGTAGAAGTTGTACTCCAAGAATACAAAGATTATGAAGCTGGCGAACGCCGCCTGGCTGACCTTCTTTCAGGTTATTTAGATCCTGAAACTGATGATGACATTCCAGAAGTACTGGAAGAAGTCGCTGAGATCGAAGAAGACAAAGAAGCAACTACCAAGTCAGCCAAAGATGTAAAACTGGATGATGAGGAAGAGGATGAAGAGTCTGACAGTGATGATGACTCTGAAGGTGACTCAGGTCCAGATCCAGAAATTGCCAAAGTACGTTTTGCTGAACTGTCAGATGCCTGGATCAACACCAAAGCAGTAATTGAAAAGCATGGCCGCAATAGCAAAGAAGCAGAAGAAGCGCTGCAAGCTTTAGCAACTGTGTTCATGATGTTCAAGTTCACACCGCGTCTGTTCGATATCATTTCTGAAATGATTCGTGGTACACACGACCAGATCCGTGGTGCAGAACGTGAAATAATGCGTTATGCAGTTCGTCGTGGCCGTATGGACCGTACCCAGTTCCGTACTTCTTTCCCGGGTCAGGAATCTAATCCAGCCTGGTTAGATGAGCAAATTGCGAAAGCGCCTGCTGATCAAAAAGGCTATCTGGAAAAAGTACGTCCTGACGTATTGGCATTCCAGCAAAAGATTGCCGACATTGAAAAAGATCTTGATCTTAAAGTTCGTGATATCAAGGATATCGCCAAACGTATGGCTGTGGGTGAAGCGAAAGCACGCCGTGCCAAGAAAGAAATGGTTGAAGCGAACTTACGTCTGGTAATTTCGATTGCGAAAAAATATACCAACCGTGGCTTGCAGTTCCTGGATCTGATTCAGGAAGGTAACATCGGTCTGATGAAAGCGGTTGATAAGTTTGAATACCGTCGTGGTTACAAGTTCTCGACTTATGCCACCTGGTGGATTCGTCAGGCGATTACCCGTTCAATCGCGGATCAGGCACGTACCATCCGTATTCCAGTACACATGATCGAAACCATTAACAAGATCAACCGTGTATCTCGTCAATTGCTTCAGGAAATGGGTCGTGAACCGACTCCGGAAGAACTGGGCGAACGTCTGGAAATGGACGAAGTCAAGGTTCGTAAAGTACTGAAAATCGCCAAAGAACCGATTTCGATGGAAACACCGATCGGTGATGATGAAGATTCGCATTTGGGTGACTTCATTGAAGACAGCAACATCACTTCTCCGGTGGATGCTGCAACTTCAGAAGGCCTGAAAGAAGCGACTCGTGAAGTATTAGAGAATCTGACTGAACGTGAAGCGAAAGTCCTGAAAATGCGTTTCGGTATCGATATGCCAACGGATCATACCTTGGAAGAAGTAGGTAAGCAGTTCGACGTAACTCGTGAGCGTATCCGTCAGATTGAAGCGAAAGCCTTACGTAAGCTACGTCACCCTTCCCGCTCTGAACACCTGCGTTCATTCCTGGAAAATGACTAA